From one Verrucomicrobiota bacterium genomic stretch:
- a CDS encoding glycosyltransferase family 2 protein, with protein MKISLILATKNRVEEVRRFVESLAVQAHRDLELVVVDQNDDDRLESVLEDAAPVCPPIRLRCEAGLSRARNAGLEVVTGDIIGFPDDDCWYPEGLLSRVVHEFESQPGLHGLTGRSEDGEGHPSGGSFSRSRGGVDFNNVWKRGISYTIFLRSSVCEAVGTFDEELGVGARTRFGSGEETDYLIRAVKMGFRIQYLPDLVVYHPNPVLYTRSHRDKAFRYGLGMGRVLSKHDYKLSFNFFAIFRPVAGALLSLLTLRPQKAAYHLAIAGGRLCGLWSS; from the coding sequence ATGAAGATTTCGCTCATCCTGGCGACGAAGAACCGAGTCGAAGAGGTTAGACGATTTGTCGAGTCTCTGGCCGTCCAGGCCCATCGTGATTTGGAGCTGGTGGTCGTTGATCAGAATGATGACGACCGGCTGGAAAGCGTTTTAGAAGACGCGGCGCCGGTCTGCCCTCCCATCCGTTTACGGTGTGAAGCGGGCTTGTCCCGGGCCCGGAACGCCGGTTTGGAGGTTGTCACCGGCGACATCATCGGTTTCCCCGACGATGATTGCTGGTATCCGGAAGGACTGCTGTCGCGCGTTGTCCATGAGTTCGAAAGCCAGCCCGGGTTACACGGTCTGACCGGACGCTCCGAAGACGGCGAGGGTCACCCGTCCGGAGGGTCCTTCAGCCGATCCCGCGGGGGCGTTGATTTCAATAACGTCTGGAAAAGGGGCATCTCGTATACCATTTTCCTGCGGTCGTCAGTCTGTGAGGCGGTCGGCACCTTTGATGAAGAACTCGGCGTGGGAGCGCGGACCCGCTTCGGTTCAGGCGAGGAGACCGATTATCTTATCCGGGCGGTGAAAATGGGCTTTCGGATTCAATACCTGCCCGACCTCGTCGTCTATCATCCCAATCCGGTATTATACACCCGGAGCCATCGCGACAAGGCGTTCCGCTACGGGCTCGGCATGGGCCGGGTGCTGTCGAAGCATGATTACAAATTGTCTTTCAATTTCTTCGCCATCTTCCGGCCGGTCGCCGGGGCACTCCTTTCTCTGCTTACGTTGCGCCCACAGAAAGCCGCGTACCACCTGGCGATCGCCGGGGGCCGCCTCTGCGGTTTATGGTCATCGTGA
- a CDS encoding glycosyltransferase family 4 protein has translation MTLQPCVNLRTLGYHTTGVQRYLRSLLPCLPSELEAVKPQHALQGIKGHLWEQLYLPTRLRRRLLWSPGNTGPITVSRQVLTVHDASSLDHPEWFDRKFALWYSALLPPLIRKVRAIITVSNFSKERIVRLTGVKPDRVQMICNGVDERFRPATPPRVKQVSADYGLDGPYILYVGSLEPRKNLRALLETWRAGGFDGATLAVVGAGGHLFPKMQFGSLPAGVRLLGRVEDDVLPALYSGATGFVYPSIYEGFGMPPLEAMACGCPVAVSDIPAHREVCGDAALYFDPFKAEEMSAALESLLRLDGPLRASLVQQGLLRAARFSWKDAAGETWRTLELAAYG, from the coding sequence ATGACGTTGCAACCGTGTGTCAACCTGCGCACGCTCGGATACCACACCACCGGCGTCCAGAGATATCTCCGCAGCCTTTTGCCCTGCCTGCCTTCCGAATTGGAGGCGGTCAAGCCGCAGCATGCCTTGCAGGGCATCAAGGGACATCTCTGGGAACAGTTATACCTTCCTACCCGGCTTCGGCGCCGGCTGTTGTGGAGCCCCGGAAATACCGGCCCGATTACGGTGAGCCGGCAGGTGTTAACCGTGCACGACGCCTCGAGCCTGGATCATCCTGAGTGGTTCGATCGGAAATTCGCGCTGTGGTATTCAGCTCTGCTGCCGCCCCTCATTCGTAAAGTACGCGCGATCATCACGGTTTCTAACTTTTCGAAAGAGCGCATCGTCCGCCTCACGGGCGTAAAGCCGGATCGGGTGCAGATGATTTGCAACGGCGTCGACGAGCGCTTCCGTCCCGCAACTCCGCCGCGGGTCAAGCAGGTGAGCGCAGACTACGGCCTGGACGGCCCATACATCCTGTACGTCGGTTCACTGGAGCCGCGCAAGAATCTGCGTGCCCTGCTGGAGACGTGGCGGGCGGGTGGTTTTGACGGGGCCACGCTGGCGGTGGTGGGAGCCGGCGGCCATTTATTCCCGAAAATGCAGTTTGGTTCCCTGCCGGCCGGCGTCCGCCTCCTTGGCCGGGTAGAGGACGACGTGCTGCCTGCCCTGTATTCCGGTGCGACCGGATTTGTCTATCCGTCGATCTATGAAGGGTTCGGCATGCCGCCGCTGGAGGCGATGGCATGCGGCTGCCCGGTCGCCGTTTCCGACATCCCCGCGCACCGGGAGGTGTGCGGCGACGCGGCGCTCTACTTTGACCCGTTCAAGGCCGAGGAAATGTCGGCCGCGCTGGAGTCGCTCCTGCGCCTTGACGGTCCGCTGCGGGCGTCTCTGGTGCAACAAGGATTGCTTCGTGCCGCCCGTTTCAGCTGGAAGGATGCCGCCGGTGAAACGTGGCGCACCCTCGAACTCGCTGCGTATGGCTGA
- a CDS encoding O-antigen ligase family protein produces the protein MMNASAAPAGWIKGLPRWFMPLWCLTMPITSFLLIPSIQGTLPAYMLAFASVFFVVLSRTAGEANPQRTRYFTVALTVAGIWLLLLCGSQLGHLVTNRHDFGDMSLINTDDTRVAFRTALFTQSLYFAACVCIALFFRFFFREEWIRYVLWGAWFLALYGIYEWLYFAIFHQPGDFIVNRAYGGGAHTASWSQVVQIGPFSLLRIKSTYGEPSWFSAGVVPYLLLALEKRKKWLTVALLFCLIFSTSTSAYLAFPFGLILYSLFQKRLNASVIVVVLLFAAAFATLYYVFPDTYEGMFTSKISGENDSGQSRQETGLALAETARTFTLNNRIFGIGFGYCYSGVFYAVAVNTGWIGMAIYFYAFLKPVILLRTTHGALAFKVAVAVLFFLFYISVSELFLPTTWMFLGLAYWRLDQQKYGGEPASSGQAEPGGGRYLLRPGAT, from the coding sequence ATGATGAATGCGAGCGCCGCACCTGCCGGCTGGATCAAGGGCTTGCCCAGGTGGTTTATGCCCCTGTGGTGCCTTACGATGCCGATCACGTCGTTTTTGCTGATCCCCAGCATCCAGGGGACCCTGCCGGCGTACATGCTGGCGTTTGCCTCGGTGTTCTTCGTGGTGCTGAGCCGCACGGCGGGGGAGGCAAACCCTCAGCGAACCCGTTACTTCACCGTTGCCCTCACCGTGGCGGGGATCTGGTTACTCTTGTTATGCGGGAGCCAACTCGGGCACCTCGTCACGAACCGGCATGACTTCGGCGACATGTCGCTGATCAACACCGACGATACCCGGGTGGCATTCCGGACCGCGCTCTTCACGCAGAGCCTGTATTTCGCCGCGTGCGTCTGCATCGCTTTGTTCTTTCGATTTTTCTTCCGCGAAGAGTGGATCCGGTATGTCCTTTGGGGCGCATGGTTCCTCGCCCTTTACGGGATCTATGAGTGGCTGTACTTCGCGATCTTTCACCAGCCGGGCGATTTTATCGTGAACCGCGCTTACGGCGGGGGCGCCCACACGGCAAGCTGGTCACAGGTGGTCCAGATCGGACCGTTCAGCTTGTTACGCATCAAATCCACCTACGGCGAGCCTTCCTGGTTTTCCGCCGGGGTCGTTCCCTACCTTTTACTTGCCCTGGAGAAAAGGAAAAAATGGCTTACCGTCGCCCTCCTCTTCTGCCTTATCTTCTCGACCTCGACCTCGGCATACCTGGCGTTCCCGTTTGGTTTGATTCTGTATAGCCTTTTCCAGAAAAGGCTGAATGCATCAGTCATCGTGGTAGTTCTTCTATTCGCTGCCGCGTTCGCTACCTTGTATTACGTTTTTCCCGATACTTATGAGGGAATGTTCACCTCCAAGATCAGCGGTGAGAACGACTCCGGCCAGTCCCGGCAGGAGACCGGCCTGGCGCTGGCTGAGACAGCACGGACGTTCACGTTAAACAATCGTATTTTTGGGATCGGTTTTGGGTATTGTTATTCCGGAGTGTTTTATGCAGTGGCTGTAAATACCGGCTGGATCGGCATGGCGATATATTTTTACGCTTTTCTGAAGCCCGTGATTCTGTTACGTACAACCCATGGAGCCCTGGCGTTTAAAGTGGCGGTCGCCGTACTTTTCTTTCTGTTTTACATCTCTGTCTCGGAGCTCTTTCTGCCTACGACGTGGATGTTTTTAGGATTGGCCTACTGGCGCCTTGATCAGCAAAAGTATGGGGGTGAGCCCGCGTCGTCCGGGCAGGCTGAACCTGGCGGCGGCCGCTATCTGCTGCGTCCGGGTGCGACATGA
- a CDS encoding glycosyltransferase yields MRVAIVHHWLISLAGGERVVNTIAGLFPAADVFTLFADKHNLPPALHKCKITTSFLDKIPGAHRVYRHLLPFYPLAVEMLDLSGYNLIISSDSGPMKGVLTDPGSTHICYCHSPMRYLWDGYPAYSRQMSPLTKGLFGLISHYVRNWDYAAAQRVDHFIANSNYVAGRIRKYYRRDTTVIHPPIDTSQSFLAGNHEDYYLAVGRLVPYKRTDILIEACSKLGRKLLIAGDGPEMKRLRKASARNVEFLGEVSESQLRNLYARCRALLFAADEDFGMVPLEAQSYGRPVIAFGKGGSLETVIGTGKPSGDRKAERDGLSTGLFFEEQTAASLAAAILAFESCEETFVPEAIQAHARRFDTSIFVDRMRNYINCVLYNTSCA; encoded by the coding sequence CTGCGCGTGGCGATCGTCCACCATTGGTTGATCTCGCTGGCAGGTGGCGAACGCGTGGTCAACACCATCGCCGGCCTGTTCCCGGCGGCCGACGTCTTCACCCTGTTTGCCGACAAGCACAACCTTCCGCCCGCGCTGCACAAATGTAAAATAACCACCTCGTTTCTGGATAAAATCCCCGGCGCGCACAGAGTTTATCGCCACCTTCTACCCTTCTATCCGCTCGCCGTTGAAATGCTCGATCTGAGCGGTTATAACCTTATCATCAGCTCCGACAGCGGGCCGATGAAGGGCGTGCTTACAGATCCCGGTTCGACCCACATCTGCTACTGCCATTCGCCGATGCGCTATCTCTGGGATGGGTACCCGGCCTATTCGCGCCAGATGTCTCCCCTGACAAAGGGGCTTTTTGGCCTGATCTCGCATTACGTCCGGAACTGGGACTATGCCGCGGCTCAGAGGGTCGATCATTTCATCGCCAATTCCAACTACGTAGCCGGACGCATCCGCAAGTATTACCGGCGGGACACCACCGTCATTCATCCGCCCATCGACACCTCGCAAAGCTTCCTGGCCGGCAACCATGAAGACTATTACCTGGCGGTAGGACGCCTTGTTCCCTATAAACGCACGGACATTTTGATCGAGGCCTGTTCCAAACTCGGCCGTAAATTGCTCATCGCCGGCGATGGACCGGAAATGAAGCGGCTCAGGAAGGCTTCCGCGAGGAACGTCGAATTCCTCGGGGAAGTCTCCGAATCGCAGCTGCGAAATCTTTACGCTCGCTGCCGGGCTCTCCTGTTCGCCGCGGATGAAGATTTCGGCATGGTTCCGCTGGAGGCCCAATCTTATGGGCGTCCGGTAATCGCGTTCGGGAAAGGGGGGTCGCTTGAAACCGTCATCGGGACCGGAAAGCCGTCCGGAGACCGGAAAGCCGAGCGAGACGGGTTGAGTACCGGCCTCTTTTTCGAAGAACAGACGGCTGCTTCACTCGCTGCGGCGATCCTGGCGTTCGAGTCCTGCGAGGAGACGTTTGTGCCGGAAGCGATCCAGGCGCACGCTCGCAGGTTCGACACGTCGATCTTTGTTGATCGCATGCGGAATTATATAAATTGTGTATTGTACAATACGTCGTGCGCTTAA
- a CDS encoding glycosyltransferase has product MNDAESLARMNIASQPEAKSRQVGIGISTKDRWDDLAVTLSELRKSGYGDLETIVIDDGSRQPVPPALRRDFPRVRFERVDTSLNYVVQRNRLAQMLTSTYYLSLDDDSFPVAGDLGAAVTWLEEHPSVAALAFHIINRDDPAPPPETLGEPYPVRYYIGCAHLLRRRQFLELGGYLERLHYFGEELDFCLKALREGFGTYTFPGVVVRHNRTPVARNSAKAARYYIRNEAIAGLLHFPFPFSILRAVNCVRILENPRWNVHARSLVLGWLEAFICGTFWWHLRRPLSMAQFRAWKKLPLPVQ; this is encoded by the coding sequence ATGAACGACGCGGAATCGCTTGCAAGAATGAATATCGCCAGTCAACCGGAAGCGAAATCAAGGCAGGTGGGCATCGGCATCTCCACCAAGGATCGCTGGGACGATCTCGCCGTGACCCTGTCCGAGTTGCGCAAAAGCGGATACGGGGACCTTGAAACGATCGTCATTGACGACGGCTCCCGGCAACCGGTACCGCCGGCACTGCGCCGCGATTTTCCGAGGGTCCGTTTTGAAAGGGTTGATACCTCCCTCAATTACGTGGTGCAACGGAATCGACTGGCGCAGATGCTGACTTCAACTTATTACCTTAGCCTGGATGACGATTCTTTCCCGGTGGCCGGTGATCTCGGTGCAGCCGTCACCTGGCTTGAGGAGCATCCGTCCGTGGCCGCGCTGGCATTCCACATCATAAATCGGGATGATCCCGCGCCCCCGCCCGAAACGCTGGGCGAACCGTATCCCGTCCGGTATTACATCGGCTGCGCTCATCTGCTGCGGCGCCGGCAATTTCTCGAACTCGGCGGCTACCTGGAACGCCTGCATTATTTCGGGGAGGAACTTGATTTTTGCCTCAAGGCCTTACGCGAAGGCTTCGGCACGTATACCTTTCCGGGAGTTGTCGTCCGGCACAACCGGACCCCGGTGGCGCGCAACTCAGCCAAGGCGGCCCGCTATTACATCCGCAACGAGGCGATTGCCGGCCTGCTCCATTTCCCCTTCCCGTTTTCGATCCTTCGCGCGGTGAACTGCGTGCGCATCCTGGAGAACCCGAGGTGGAATGTGCACGCCCGCAGCCTGGTGTTGGGCTGGCTGGAAGCATTTATTTGCGGGACCTTTTGGTGGCACCTGCGCCGTCCGTTGTCCATGGCGCAGTTTCGTGCCTGGAAAAAGCTCCCGTTGCCCGTGCAATGA
- a CDS encoding glycosyltransferase family 2 protein: MKVNENGLAVSVIIPSFNRPQLTLRAVQSVLAQTWSRFEVLVIDDGSHPDQIFPIGSVNDERVRLIRHPANLGVSAARNTGVKAARFPLIALLDSDDHWLPDKLAGQIEAYGKHSTRGNLLIYSAYYLEEGTARAVYPLTSRRRNESLSDFLFLDCGSVNTSSWLTSRALLQQFPFDVHLSQCEDYDVLLRMEAAGVEFIYCSAPSVVTNCDPRRGDRLSGRLRREYYVKFLEFNGQRMTPMSYVVLESIILNAAHRGSLGSKVHNHIIHFLKSPRLGWAARIHLVITYLVRRCAVKVKARLQNTRAYVKEN, from the coding sequence GTGAAAGTGAATGAGAATGGCCTTGCTGTCTCGGTAATTATACCAAGTTTCAACCGGCCACAACTCACCCTCCGTGCGGTCCAGAGCGTTCTCGCCCAGACTTGGAGCAGGTTCGAGGTATTGGTTATCGACGACGGTTCTCACCCGGACCAGATTTTTCCCATTGGATCGGTCAACGATGAGCGGGTCAGGCTGATTCGCCATCCGGCTAACCTGGGCGTTTCGGCCGCGCGCAACACCGGCGTGAAGGCGGCCCGCTTTCCCCTGATTGCGCTCCTGGATTCCGACGACCACTGGCTGCCGGACAAACTTGCCGGCCAAATCGAAGCGTACGGTAAGCACAGCACAAGAGGTAATCTTCTTATCTATTCCGCTTATTATCTCGAAGAGGGCACCGCCCGGGCGGTCTATCCATTGACCTCACGCCGAAGAAACGAATCTTTAAGTGACTTCCTTTTCCTGGATTGCGGCAGTGTGAATACCAGCAGTTGGCTTACGAGCCGGGCACTGCTTCAGCAATTCCCGTTTGATGTGCATTTATCCCAATGTGAGGATTACGATGTACTTTTGCGTATGGAGGCGGCCGGCGTTGAATTCATCTATTGCAGCGCGCCATCGGTGGTGACCAACTGTGATCCCCGCCGGGGAGACCGGCTCAGCGGGCGCCTGCGCAGGGAATATTATGTAAAATTTCTCGAATTTAACGGCCAGCGGATGACTCCGATGTCCTACGTGGTGCTGGAGTCAATCATTCTTAATGCGGCGCATCGTGGTTCTCTGGGAAGCAAGGTTCATAATCATATCATCCACTTCCTTAAGAGTCCCCGGCTGGGCTGGGCGGCCAGAATTCATCTGGTGATTACTTACCTGGTCCGGCGCTGTGCGGTAAAGGTCAAGGCGCGCCTTCAGAACACGCGTGCGTACGTCAAGGAAAATTAG
- a CDS encoding glycosyltransferase — MEAEAAIPITPKPATPPDGASVAVIVATKGRPEILAETLRSLRRQTRRAAHVYVSVSSAADAPVAGDGAEGIIVLVGSPGGSAQRNTAIRQVPPGVKYIAFFDDDVEMHPSYLENAVGFLEENPDVVAISGIMLADGNISREAARTLLEQDATWMQAAALQDRGRHHILYACNAVVRSGPMRETMFDENLPLYSYGEDYDLSLRLKRFGRVGRLSNAIGVHLQAQTARVSGRRYGYATIANNWYFLRKGVCHLPAPWSYVRFVLIVVLKCICLNFRNALAGRSPQRDPWGQVQGNLLAVADIMRGRSSPDRILDL, encoded by the coding sequence ATGGAAGCTGAAGCGGCCATCCCCATCACCCCGAAACCGGCAACGCCGCCGGACGGTGCGTCTGTGGCCGTCATCGTGGCCACGAAGGGCCGCCCTGAGATCCTCGCGGAAACGCTCCGATCTCTCAGGCGGCAAACCCGGCGCGCCGCGCACGTTTACGTCAGCGTCAGCTCCGCCGCGGATGCACCTGTGGCCGGCGACGGGGCCGAGGGGATCATCGTGCTCGTCGGATCGCCCGGGGGAAGCGCGCAACGCAACACGGCCATTCGCCAGGTGCCCCCCGGCGTGAAGTACATCGCGTTTTTTGATGATGACGTGGAGATGCATCCCTCCTACCTTGAAAATGCCGTCGGCTTCCTCGAGGAAAATCCTGACGTCGTGGCCATTTCCGGCATCATGCTCGCCGATGGGAATATCTCTCGAGAGGCCGCGCGAACCCTGCTGGAACAGGACGCGACCTGGATGCAGGCCGCTGCCTTGCAGGACCGGGGACGCCACCACATACTGTATGCCTGCAACGCGGTCGTCCGGAGCGGGCCGATGCGGGAAACGATGTTCGACGAAAATCTTCCGCTCTACAGCTACGGCGAAGACTATGACCTCTCGCTGCGCCTCAAGAGATTCGGACGGGTTGGGCGCCTTTCCAATGCGATCGGCGTGCATTTGCAGGCCCAAACGGCGCGCGTCTCCGGGCGACGCTACGGCTACGCCACCATCGCAAATAACTGGTATTTCCTGCGGAAAGGGGTGTGCCACCTTCCCGCTCCGTGGAGTTACGTCCGGTTCGTGCTCATTGTCGTCTTGAAGTGCATCTGTCTGAATTTCCGGAACGCGCTGGCCGGGCGATCGCCGCAGCGGGACCCGTGGGGCCAGGTCCAAGGTAATCTGCTCGCCGTGGCGGACATCATGCGCGGCCGCTCTTCTCCCGATCGCATCCTTGATCTCTGA
- a CDS encoding glycosyltransferase family 2 protein, with translation MKLSVVICTHNPRPAFLSRTLDALREQTLPLSEWELLIVDNLSDPPASTLASLDWHPDGHHLREEVLGLTPARLLGIRKSRGELIVFVDDDNILDKDYLANALNIYHEYPFLGAFGASIDAEFEVDPPASIRPYLENLAIRPATRDYWSNIKRWSEATPFGAGLCIRREVADLYAERVQGAGLRFSLDRRGVVGLNGGGDIDMAWTSVSLNKGMGCFARLHLLHLIPKERLTEAYIERLEMGSGYTETILEHEHAEHPNAHVLQTHRRTFWNTAIYWGRYLRSSPLGRRLMKARRAGNKAAHEAVVKVSCIQAAGKPVKQTGHDTGSRTEAQPVSFKGA, from the coding sequence ATGAAGCTTAGCGTTGTTATCTGTACACACAACCCGCGCCCGGCTTTTCTTTCCCGCACGCTGGATGCCCTGCGCGAGCAGACACTCCCGCTGTCCGAATGGGAACTGCTCATCGTCGACAATCTATCAGATCCGCCGGCTTCAACTTTGGCCAGCCTCGATTGGCATCCGGACGGCCACCACCTCCGGGAGGAGGTTCTCGGCCTGACTCCGGCGCGTCTGCTGGGCATCCGGAAGTCACGAGGAGAGCTGATCGTTTTTGTCGATGACGACAACATTTTAGATAAGGATTACCTGGCCAACGCCCTCAACATCTATCACGAGTACCCGTTCCTTGGCGCGTTCGGAGCCAGCATAGACGCTGAATTTGAAGTGGACCCGCCTGCGTCGATCAGGCCGTATCTGGAGAACCTCGCCATCCGGCCGGCTACGCGCGACTACTGGTCGAATATCAAGAGATGGTCCGAGGCTACCCCATTCGGCGCCGGCCTGTGCATTCGACGTGAAGTCGCCGACCTGTACGCAGAGCGTGTTCAGGGCGCTGGACTTCGTTTCAGCCTTGACCGGAGAGGCGTGGTCGGCCTCAACGGGGGCGGGGATATCGACATGGCGTGGACGTCGGTTTCGTTGAATAAAGGTATGGGGTGTTTCGCGCGGCTGCATTTACTCCATTTGATCCCCAAAGAGCGTCTAACCGAGGCGTACATCGAACGCCTGGAAATGGGCTCGGGGTATACCGAAACGATCCTTGAGCATGAACATGCGGAGCATCCGAATGCGCACGTTCTGCAAACCCACAGGAGAACATTCTGGAACACGGCGATTTACTGGGGCCGCTACCTTCGGTCATCCCCGCTCGGCCGGAGGCTGATGAAAGCCAGACGCGCCGGTAACAAGGCAGCGCACGAGGCCGTTGTTAAAGTGAGCTGCATCCAGGCCGCCGGTAAGCCTGTCAAGCAAACGGGTCACGACACCGGGTCCCGAACCGAAGCGCAACCGGTCTCCTTTAAAGGGGCTTAA